From the Anaeromyxobacter dehalogenans 2CP-1 genome, the window CCCGAAGGACTTCACGCCCACGCCGCCCGCGCTGAAGGAGCCCACCACCGGGCTCACCATGGGCGAGAGCGCCGAGAGGATGGCGCAGGTGAACGGCATCTCGCGCGCGGCGCAGGACCGGCTCGCGTACGAGAGCCACCGCCGCGCCGCCGAGGCCTGGGACGCGGGCCGCTTCGACGAGGAGGTCATGCACGTTCCGGTGCCGCCGCGGTACGATCACGTGGCGGCCCGCGACAACATCGTCCGCAAGGACACCACCGTCGAGGCGCTCGCGAAGCTCCGCCCGGTGTTCGACCGGAAGTACGGGACCATCACCGCCGGCAACGCCTCGCCGCTCACCGACGGCGCGGCGGCGCTCGTGATCATGAGCGAGGAGCGGGCGAAGGCGCTCGGGATGAAGCCGCTCGGCTTCCTGAAGGCCTACGCCTACGCCGCGCTCGACCCGCGCGACCAGCTGCTGCAGGGGCCGGCCTACGCCGCGCCGGTGGCGCTGGAGCGGGCCGGGCTCCGGCTCGCCGACATGGACCTCGTCGACATGCACGAGGCCTTCGCCGCGCAGGTGCTCTCGAACCTGCAGGCGTTCGCCTCGAAGGACTTCGCCGAGCGCGAGCTGGGCCGGTCGGAGCCGCTCGGCGAGGTGGACCCCGCGAAGCTGAACGTGAACGGCGGCTCGATCGCGCTCGGCCACCCGTTCGCCGCCACCGGGGCGCGCATGATCCTGCAGACGCTCCGCGAGCTGGGGCGCCGCGGCGGGCAGCACGCGCTCATCACGGTGTGCGCGGCGGGCGGCCTGGGCGCGGCGGTGGTGCTCGAGCGGGAGTGACTCGCCCCCGGCGCCCGCCCCGCGGCGGCGCGCCGGCGTGCACGGAGGACGCATGATGTCGGCTGAGGCGATGACGGCGGGCCAGGGCGCGTCGAGGTACTTCCGCGTGGAGGTCGCCGGCGGCGTGGCGACGCTGGTGCTCGACGAGCCGGGCGAGCGCGTGAACACCGTGCACCCCGAGGCGATGCGGGAGTTCGCGGCCCACCTCGACCGGCTGGAGAAGGACGAGGCGGTGAAGGCCGTCGTGGTCGCGAGCGGCAAGCCCGACGTGTGGGTGGCCGGCGCGAAGGTCGAGCTGATGCAGGACGCGAAGGACGCCGCCGAGGCGGAGCGGCTGTCGCGCGACGGCCAGTCGCTGTTCGACCGGGTGGAGCGCTGCCGGAAGCCGGTGGTGGCCGCCATCCACGGCGCCTGCCTGGGCGGCGGGCTGGAGTGGGCGCTCGCCTGCCACTACCGGATCGCCACCGACCACCCGAAGACCTCGCTCGGCCTGGTCGAGGTGCAGCTCGGCCTCATCCCGGGCGGCGGCGGGACGCAGCGGCTCCCGCGGCTCATCGGCATCCAGCCGGCGCTCGACCTCATCCTCGCGGGCAAGACCGTGAAGGCGAGGAAGGCGCTGAAGCTCGGCCTGGTGGACGAGGCGGTCCCGCCGCCGCTGCTGCGGCAGGTGGCGCAGGAGCGCGCCGCCGCGCTCGCCTCGGGCAAGCTGCGCCGCGCGCCGCGGCGGGCCGCCGGGGCGGTGGCCCGGGTCACCCGCGCCGCCCTGGAGGAGAACTTCCTCGGCCGCGAGGTCCTGTTCCGGCAGGCGCGGAAGCTCACGCTCGCGAAGACGAAGGGGCACTACCCGGCGCCGCTGCGCGCCCTCGAGGCCATCGAGCACGGGTACGCGAAGGGGTTCGAGAAGGGGCTGGAGAAGGAGGCGGAGCTGTTCGGGAAGCTCGCCATGACGCCGGAGGCGCACCGGCTCATGGAGATCTTCTTCGCCACCACCGCGCTCAAGAAGGACAACGGGGTGGACGATCCCGCCGTGAAGGCGCGCCCGGTCTCCGCGGTGGGCGTGCTCGGCGGCGGCCTGATGGGCGGCGGGATCGCCTACGTGACCGTGAACGCCGGCCTGCCGGTGCGCCTGCGCGAGCGGGACGACGCGGCGGCGGCGCGCGGGGTGGCGGCGGTGCGCGGCGTCCTCGACGAGCGGGTGAAGCGCCGGTCCATCGACCGGCTGGAGCGCGCCGAGAAGCTGCGCCTGCTCACCACCACCACCGCCTGGTCCGGCCTGGAGCGGGTGGACGTGCTCGTGGAGGCGGTGTTCGAGGACCTGTCCCTGAAGCAGGAGATGGTGCGCGCGTTCGAGGCGGTGAACCCGACCGGCATCTTCGCGTCCAACACCTCGTCCATCCCCATCGGCCGGATCGCCGAGGCGTCGCGCCACCCCGAGACCGTGCTCGGGATGCACTACTTCTCGCCGGTCCACAAGATGCCGCTGCTCGAGGTGATCGTCACGCCGCGCACGGCGCCGGAGGCGACCGCCACCGCGGTGGCGCTCGGCAAGAAGCAGGGCAAGACGGTGATCGTGGTGCGCGACGGGCCCGGCTTCTACACGAGCCGCATCCTCGCGCCGTACATGAACGAGGCCGCGCACCTGCTGGTGGACGGCGCGGCGGTCGAGGACCTGGACCACGCGCTGGTGGCGTTCGGGTTCCCGGTGGGCCCCATCACGCTGCTCGACGAGGTCGGCATCGACGTCGGCGACAAGGTCGGGAAGATCCTGCAGGAGGCGTTCGGGGCGCGCATGGCGCCGCCCGCGGCGCTGCACGACGTGGTGAAGGCCGGGCGCCTGGGCCGCAAGAACGGGAAGGGCTTCTACACCTACGGCGGCAAGGAGAAGCGCGTGGACGAGACCGTCTACGACCTGCTGCCCGGCGGCCGCCGCCGCAGGCGCGTCGCCGCCGACGAGATCCAGGAGCGGCTGGTGCTCCAGCTCGTCAACGAGGCGATCCGCTGCCTGGGCGAGGGCATCCTGCGCTCGGCGCGCGACGGCGACGTCGGCGCGGTGTTCGGCCTCGGCTTCCCGCCGTTCCGCGGCGGGCCGTTCCGCTGGGCCGACGCGGTGGGCACGAAGGCGCTGCTCGACCGGCTGGAGCGGCTCCGCGCGCGGCACGGCGAGCGCTTCGAGCCGGCGCCGCTGCTCGCCGAGCTGGGCCGGGCGGGCCGGCCGTTCCACGGCGGCTAGCGCCCGGCGCCGCAGGCGGCCCCGGAACGAGCGAGGCGAGCCGGGGGTGCCGGCTCGCCTCGCGTGCTACGGGGTGTCGCGTGAGCGGGGCGGGCCGGAGCCCGCCCCGCCTTCGCCGCTAGTTGAAGATCGAGAAGATCTTCGCGATGGCGGCCTCGTAGTCGGCACCGGCGGTGGCCGACGAGGTCTCCAGCAGGAAGCCGAACGTGGCCGCGTGCTGGTTGAACGACGCGAGGTCACCCGCGGCGTCCGCGTTGATGTCCTGCGACCGGTGGCACGAGCCGCAGGCACGGCTGGCCGGGCCGGAGACGTACATCGGCACGGCGCCGATGGTGCGATCCCAGCTCGTGTTGGCCGCGGCCTTCGAGAACACGCCGGGCAGCGACTTCGTCTGATCCGGGACCTCGAACGTGCCGTCCTCGTGGCAGGACTTGCAGTTCAGGATCGTGAAGTTCGGGTAGGCGGAGCCGATGTGGTGCTCGTACTCCATCTTCTCGACCGGATTCGCGAAGTCGATCCCGGCCACGTCGAACACCTGGAACGAGTGGATGGCGTGGACGTAGGAGTCGATCGACCGCGACTGCATCTCGAGGTGCGAGCCGCCGTCGCGCGGCGTGTGGCAGATGCGGCAGGCGACGACGCCGGCGCTGCCGTACGACGGGCTGTGGAACGTGGTGCCGAGCGACTCGTGGCACGCGTTGCACTTCGACGTGCTCACGATGGCCTTGCCGTACGCGTCGGCGTCAGGGACGATCGCGTTGGCGGCGAGGTCGAACGTCACGCTCTTGCCGGCGACCGCGATGGCCGCGTTGGTGGCGCTGACGGCCGCGCCCTGGTCCAGGCCGAGGACCGGCAGGAAGGCGATCTCCACCTTCTGCACCGTGCCGTCGGCGATCAGGTTCGCCCACAGCGTCAGGTCGGCGACGGCCGTCCACTCGGCCTGGCCCGCGGCCGCGGTGGCCGGGGTGACCGTGAGGCGGTTGCTGTTGGCCGACTTGGTCGGGTCGCCGCGCTGGACCGCGCCCTCGGACCACTCGAGGTTGCGGGTGCCGTCGGCCTGGCCGTTGTGGCCGCTGACGTACATGTCCTTCGTGCCGTAGCCGTACAGGCCGGCGACCACGGTGGGCTTCACGAGCGCGTCGGCGTCGGCGCCGGTCACCGTGAACTTCACCGTCAGCTTGTTCGTGGCGCTGTCGAACGTCGCCGAGGACACCGCCGAGGTGATGGCGGTCGCGTACTTCGTGGCCGCGTCCTTGTAGATCGCCTTGTTGTAGCCGGTGTGGATCCGGCTGAACACCGGGCCCATGCCGCCGGCCTTGTGGCAGTCGTTGCAGGCGACCTGCGTCGCGTAGAAGTCCGTCGGGTGGTACGGCATCACGCTGACGACGTCCTTCAGCGCCGGGGCGTTCGCGCCCGTGCCGGTGACCGGGTGGCAGCTCTTGCAGGTCTTCACCGTGAAGTTCGCGTCGGTGAGGATCAGCTCGAGCTTGCCCTCGTGGCAGGTCACGCAGTTCGCCATCGACTGCGGGTACGGGAACTCCATCGCGTGCGACATGTGCGTGTCGTTCACGATGGTCGCGGTGTAGGCGTACTTCGTCATCTGGTCGGCGCTGTAGATCGTCTCACCCGAGGCGTCCGTCGTCAGCGCGGCGGCCGCGGCCGGGTCGTCGCCGAGGATCTGGAACACGAAGTCCGTGCCCTCGCGCTGGTCGGTGTGGCAGGCCTTGCAGGCCACCATGTCCTGGAGGCCGTTGACGGTCGCCTGGCGGTAGCCGTGCTTCGCGTACGGCGCCGGATGGCACTTCTCGCAGCCGGCGACGTTCGCGACCGACGTGTACGACCAGGTGCCGTAGGTCACGCCGGCGCTGGCCACGTTGTCCATCAGGTTGTAGTGCCCTTCGGCCGGCAGGATCAGCTTGTCGCCGAGGTACAGGTACACGAACGCGTTCGACGTCTCGGGCGCGAAGGCGGCGCCC encodes:
- the fadI gene encoding acetyl-CoA C-acyltransferase FadI; translation: MGMNGSPPPGRRAAVVAGLRTPFVKAGTDFKDLSATDLGALVVNELVVRSGLPPEAFDSVIFGQVIPSPTVTLIGREMVLRTQLPRSVQAHTVARACATSIQAATDAADQIRLGHSDCAIAGGAESVSDAPIFASRPLAQALVELSRARTLAERARILAGLRPKDFTPTPPALKEPTTGLTMGESAERMAQVNGISRAAQDRLAYESHRRAAEAWDAGRFDEEVMHVPVPPRYDHVAARDNIVRKDTTVEALAKLRPVFDRKYGTITAGNASPLTDGAAALVIMSEERAKALGMKPLGFLKAYAYAALDPRDQLLQGPAYAAPVALERAGLRLADMDLVDMHEAFAAQVLSNLQAFASKDFAERELGRSEPLGEVDPAKLNVNGGSIALGHPFAATGARMILQTLRELGRRGGQHALITVCAAGGLGAAVVLERE
- the fadJ gene encoding fatty acid oxidation complex subunit alpha FadJ, encoding MMSAEAMTAGQGASRYFRVEVAGGVATLVLDEPGERVNTVHPEAMREFAAHLDRLEKDEAVKAVVVASGKPDVWVAGAKVELMQDAKDAAEAERLSRDGQSLFDRVERCRKPVVAAIHGACLGGGLEWALACHYRIATDHPKTSLGLVEVQLGLIPGGGGTQRLPRLIGIQPALDLILAGKTVKARKALKLGLVDEAVPPPLLRQVAQERAAALASGKLRRAPRRAAGAVARVTRAALEENFLGREVLFRQARKLTLAKTKGHYPAPLRALEAIEHGYAKGFEKGLEKEAELFGKLAMTPEAHRLMEIFFATTALKKDNGVDDPAVKARPVSAVGVLGGGLMGGGIAYVTVNAGLPVRLRERDDAAAARGVAAVRGVLDERVKRRSIDRLERAEKLRLLTTTTAWSGLERVDVLVEAVFEDLSLKQEMVRAFEAVNPTGIFASNTSSIPIGRIAEASRHPETVLGMHYFSPVHKMPLLEVIVTPRTAPEATATAVALGKKQGKTVIVVRDGPGFYTSRILAPYMNEAAHLLVDGAAVEDLDHALVAFGFPVGPITLLDEVGIDVGDKVGKILQEAFGARMAPPAALHDVVKAGRLGRKNGKGFYTYGGKEKRVDETVYDLLPGGRRRRRVAADEIQERLVLQLVNEAIRCLGEGILRSARDGDVGAVFGLGFPPFRGGPFRWADAVGTKALLDRLERLRARHGERFEPAPLLAELGRAGRPFHGG
- a CDS encoding multiheme c-type cytochrome, which translates into the protein MQNVMRYSGALFFAGVLALAGCKGSDGDVGPQGPAGQDGQPGQPGQPGQPGQDLTATAKPESCSVCHGSAGGQHQAIYNNFSDGLDPATSKLQISNITVVSVAGTAAGTFDSTLTFNVTVDGQPYTAGIAALKQKRFTATQFDVATNTFTTDTAFSWGTPTHVANGQYTATKTGAAFAPETSNAFVYLYLGDKLILPAEGHYNLMDNVASAGVTYGTWSYTSVANVAGCEKCHPAPYAKHGYRQATVNGLQDMVACKACHTDQREGTDFVFQILGDDPAAAAALTTDASGETIYSADQMTKYAYTATIVNDTHMSHAMEFPYPQSMANCVTCHEGKLELILTDANFTVKTCKSCHPVTGTGANAPALKDVVSVMPYHPTDFYATQVACNDCHKAGGMGPVFSRIHTGYNKAIYKDAATKYATAITSAVSSATFDSATNKLTVKFTVTGADADALVKPTVVAGLYGYGTKDMYVSGHNGQADGTRNLEWSEGAVQRGDPTKSANSNRLTVTPATAAAGQAEWTAVADLTLWANLIADGTVQKVEIAFLPVLGLDQGAAVSATNAAIAVAGKSVTFDLAANAIVPDADAYGKAIVSTSKCNACHESLGTTFHSPSYGSAGVVACRICHTPRDGGSHLEMQSRSIDSYVHAIHSFQVFDVAGIDFANPVEKMEYEHHIGSAYPNFTILNCKSCHEDGTFEVPDQTKSLPGVFSKAAANTSWDRTIGAVPMYVSGPASRACGSCHRSQDINADAAGDLASFNQHAATFGFLLETSSATAGADYEAAIAKIFSIFN